Genomic DNA from Bosea sp. (in: a-proteobacteria):
GCCAGCAATTCCGCCACGGTGAAGTCGCGCGCGTAGAAGGACGGACCGAAATCGCCGCGCGCCAGATGGGTGAGGTAGAGCCAGTATTGCTCGATCAGGGGGCGATCGAGCTTGTAGATGCGGTTGAGGTTTTCCATCACCTTCGCCTCGAGCGGCTGCTCGAGGTCGAAGGGCCCGCCCGGCGCCAGCCGGATGAGGAAGAAAGACAGTGTGACCACGACGAACAGCGTGGGCAGCGCCGACAGCAGCCGCTTGAAGATGTAGCTCAGCATGGCGGCAAAGCCGCCTCAACCCTCCCCGCGAGGCGGGAAGGGCCAGGGGCGCGCTCGCGCGGAGCGCATGTCGTCATGGCTCAACCCTTGATCGACATGAAGCGGGTCGGGTTGCTGGCGCGTGGATTGGGCGTGAACCCCATCAGTCTCGGCGAGATCAGGTTGCGGTTGGTGAAGAACAGCACCGGCGCGTAGGGGGCCTCCTCGAGCAGCAGCTTTTCGGCCTCGCCAAGGAGGGCGGCGCGCTTGGCGATGTCGGTCTCGGCGGCGGCGCGATTCATCAGCCCATCATATTTGGGGTTCGACCAGCGCGCGTAGTTGAGGCCAGGAATGGCGCTCGACTCGAGCAGGAAGAGGAAGTTCTGCGGGTCGTTGTAGTCGGCGATCCAGCCGGCGCGGGCCACGTCATAGGCGCCCCGATCGCGCAGGAAGGCGAAGTGCGTGCGCCCGTCTGTGGAGATCGGGGAGGTTTCGACGCCGATGGCCTTCCACTGGTCGGCGATGGCGACGAAGGTGGCCTGGTTCTCGGGGCTCATGTTGAAGCGGTATTCGACCTTGAGCGGCTTGCCCGGCCCGAAGCCGGCCTCGGCCAGCAGCTTCTTGGCCGCTTCCTCGCGGTCGATCGCCGACTGGTTCTTGAAGGAGAGTTCGATCTGCGGGCCGTAATTGTTGGTGCCCGGCGGCACGAAGGAGTAGCCCGGCAGCATCGAGCCGTTCCACACCTGATCGGCGATGAATTCGCGGTCCAGCACCATCGACAGCGCCCGGCGCACGCGCGCGTCGTTGAACGGCGCCTTCTCGGTATTGAAGGTGAGATACCAGGTGCCGAGCTGCGGCGTCACAGAGACCTGCGCGCCGAGCTGTTGGCGCAGCGTCTTGATCTGGTTGGCCGGTATATTGACGGTCGAGAGGATCTCCCCGGCCTGGAAACGGCGCGCGGCGGCGGCGGAATCCGCGATCGGAATGAAGTTGACCTGATCGATCTTGACGTTGGCCGCGTCATGGAAGTTCGGGTTCTTGACCAGCGAGGCCTGCGCGCCGGGCGTGAACTCGCGCAGCCGGAAGGCGCCGTTGGACACCTTGTTCTCCGGCTTGACGAAATTGGTGCCGTGCTGCGTCACGGAAGGCGGATGCAGCGGCCCCGCCACCGGCAGCGTCAGAAGCTCGATGAAATAGGGCGTGGGGTTGTTGAGCGTGATCTCGAGCGTGCGGTCGTCGATGGCCCGGATGCCGATATCCTCGAGCTTCGCGCCGGCCGTTCCCTTGTGCGCGGCCTCAAGGCCCTTCACCGGATAGAGCACATTGGTGTACTTCGCGCCGGTTTCCGGAGCGGCGGCCCGGCGCCACGCGAAGACGAAGTCGCCTGCCTTCACCGCATCGCCATTCGACCATCTGGCGTTGGCGCGCAGGGTGAAGGTGAACACCTTGCCGTCGTCGGAGGCCTTCCAGCTTTCCGCGACGCCCGGCGCGACCTTGCCCTGGCCGTCATGGATGATCAGGCCTTCATAGAGATCGCG
This window encodes:
- a CDS encoding peptide ABC transporter substrate-binding protein → MLHRPFARTALAALLLSASFAVTQPALAQVIYNRGQEADPETLDPQKISTSAEFHIMRDLYEGLIIHDGQGKVAPGVAESWKASDDGKVFTFTLRANARWSNGDAVKAGDFVFAWRRAAAPETGAKYTNVLYPVKGLEAAHKGTAGAKLEDIGIRAIDDRTLEITLNNPTPYFIELLTLPVAGPLHPPSVTQHGTNFVKPENKVSNGAFRLREFTPGAQASLVKNPNFHDAANVKIDQVNFIPIADSAAAARRFQAGEILSTVNIPANQIKTLRQQLGAQVSVTPQLGTWYLTFNTEKAPFNDARVRRALSMVLDREFIADQVWNGSMLPGYSFVPPGTNNYGPQIELSFKNQSAIDREEAAKKLLAEAGFGPGKPLKVEYRFNMSPENQATFVAIADQWKAIGVETSPISTDGRTHFAFLRDRGAYDVARAGWIADYNDPQNFLFLLESSAIPGLNYARWSNPKYDGLMNRAAAETDIAKRAALLGEAEKLLLEEAPYAPVLFFTNRNLISPRLMGFTPNPRASNPTRFMSIKG